The genome window CACGGCTTGAAGGGCGTCGGGCCATTCATCGCCGGCTATATTGTCGGCGATCTCGTCTGGATGAGCTTCGCGGCAACGGGGCTTTCGGTGATCGCGCATGAATTCGCCACGCTGTTCATCGTGCTGAAATATGCGGGCGCCGCCTATCTTATCTATGTTGCCTGGGGGCTGGCGCGCACGCCGGCCTCTCCCGAGATCGGCAACGCGCCCGTGGATGTCGTCACCGGCTGGCGCGCGTTTTTCGGGTCTCTGTCTCTCACCCTCGGCAATCCGAAGGTTATTGTTTTTTTCCTGACCATCCTGCCGCTCGTGCTTGATGTCGGCTCGCTTCCGCTAATGAGTTTTTTCGAAGTGGTTGCGACGGGAACCTTGGTTCTGAGCGGAACGCTTTGGGCTTACGCGCTCGCCGCGGATCGCGCTCGTGGCTGGATGAGATCGTCCCGAGCAATGATGTATGTCCGACGCAGCATGGCTGGCGTGATGGCGGGCGTAGCTGTGACGGTTGCTACGCGCTAAGCAGAGATTCGAAAGTCGTCCAACGGTTGGGTAGCTCGTTCGTCATT of Methylocystis iwaonis contains these proteins:
- a CDS encoding LysE family translocator translates to MPLSSLLLFASVYFAAVATPGPGIATLVARVLAHGLKGVGPFIAGYIVGDLVWMSFAATGLSVIAHEFATLFIVLKYAGAAYLIYVAWGLARTPASPEIGNAPVDVVTGWRAFFGSLSLTLGNPKVIVFFLTILPLVLDVGSLPLMSFFEVVATGTLVLSGTLWAYALAADRARGWMRSSRAMMYVRRSMAGVMAGVAVTVATR